CCGGGTTCATGTTTCCAGGTTCAACAATCATAAAAAAGGTTAGAAAAATGTTAATACTCGATCACCCCTACGTATCTGAATTTTTGAAAGATACTGCTGCAGAAATGCAGATTCCTGTTCTAAAAAATGAAATGGCAGCTGGAATTGATGTGGAAAAAAGGCTGAAGCTTCTTGAAGAAGCCGAGTTTATCGAATTAATAAAAGAAGAGGGCGAATACGCCCTTTATTCCAATTCCGAAAATTCTATTGGTTGGATATCGGAAAATTTGGGTTTTACAGAGCTACCTGAGAAAATAGAGCTTTTCAAGAGCAAAATCAAATTCAGAAAACTGCTGGAAAGAATATACCCTGACTTTTATTTCCAGGGTGTTGAGTTTGAAAAGCTGGACGAAATTCGGGTTGAGGAGATTAAAAAACCTTTCATCATAAAGCCTGATGTAGGTTTTTTCAGCCTCGGAGTGTACAAGGTTTCGACCGACGAAGAATGGGAACCAGTCCTCTGGCGTATAAAAGCCGAAGTCGAGGAAGTTAAAGGACGCTATCCGGTTCAGGTGCTTGATACCGGGAACTTCATTATCGAAGAAAATATTAAAGGAGAAGAATTTGCGGTTGACGCTTACTTCAACCGCGCGGGAAAGCCTGTAGTCCTCGATATCTTGAAGCATATCTTTTCCTCGGAAAACGATGTAAGTGATAGGGTATACTTTACTTCGAAAGCTATTATAGAAAATTACAGGGAAACTGTTGAAGATCTTTTAAAAGAAATAGGAAAGCTTGCTGGGCTCAGGAATTTCCCTCTCCATATGGAACTGAGAGTAGGAAAAGACAGGAGAATCCAGATAATAGAACTGAATCCGATCCGCTTTGCGGGCTGGTGCACAACGGATATTGCACATTTTGCCTATGGAATTAACACCTACAGGTATTTCTTTGAGCAGCTTGAACCGAACTGGAATAAGGTTCTTGCAGGAAAGGAAGGGAAGAGTTTCTGCCTTGTGATATTGAATAAGCCTGCAGAAATTAATTCAAAAGCGGTACAAACCTTCGATTACGAAAAACTGCTTTCAGACTTTGAAAAGCCTCTTGAACTCAGGAAAACTGACCATGAGAAATACGGGCTCTTCGGGTATGTGTTTACGGAAACCAGAGACAGCAACTGGGTAGAGATCAAGAGGATTCTGAAATCTGATTTAAGGGAGTATATCTCTTTTAAAGAAATAGCATCTGATGTTCCGATGCTCAAAGATTAATAATAATTGAAAGCATCGATGAATTCAAAAATTCAGACCGGTTCAGACAAAATTTTACTTTTTTAATTCCATTTTTGAAGAGGGTTTGGAGGAGAAGTAGCAACGTGTGAGAGAAAAATTATATAAAGGCCCATCTATATTATTCATAGGGGATATATTACCAAATGTATGTATGAATGAAAGGGGGATGAAGTTATCGGGAAAATAAAATTTTTCGG
The Methanosarcina sp. WWM596 DNA segment above includes these coding regions:
- a CDS encoding ATP-grasp domain-containing protein, with the translated sequence MKDTAAEMQIPVLKNEMAAGIDVEKRLKLLEEAEFIELIKEEGEYALYSNSENSIGWISENLGFTELPEKIELFKSKIKFRKLLERIYPDFYFQGVEFEKLDEIRVEEIKKPFIIKPDVGFFSLGVYKVSTDEEWEPVLWRIKAEVEEVKGRYPVQVLDTGNFIIEENIKGEEFAVDAYFNRAGKPVVLDILKHIFSSENDVSDRVYFTSKAIIENYRETVEDLLKEIGKLAGLRNFPLHMELRVGKDRRIQIIELNPIRFAGWCTTDIAHFAYGINTYRYFFEQLEPNWNKVLAGKEGKSFCLVILNKPAEINSKAVQTFDYEKLLSDFEKPLELRKTDHEKYGLFGYVFTETRDSNWVEIKRILKSDLREYISFKEIASDVPMLKD